From the Phoenix dactylifera cultivar Barhee BC4 chromosome 10, palm_55x_up_171113_PBpolish2nd_filt_p, whole genome shotgun sequence genome, one window contains:
- the LOC103711085 gene encoding cytochrome c translates to MATFSEAPPGNPKSGEKIFKTKCAQCHTVEKGAGHKQGPNLNGLFGRQSGTVPGYSYSAANKNMAVIWGESTLYDYLLNPKKYIPGTKMVFPGLKKPQERADLIAYLKESTAS, encoded by the exons ATGGCGACGTTCTCGGAGGCTCCTCCCGGCAATCCCAAGTCCGGGGAGAAGATCTTCAAGACGAAGTGCGCCCAGTGTCACACCGTCGAGAAAGGAGCCGGCCACAAGCAAG GTCCTAACTTGAACGGTCTTTTTGGGAGGCAATCGGGCACCGTCCCTGGTTATTCTTACTCTGCTGCAAACAAGAACATGGCTGTGATATGGGGGGAATCAACTTTATATGACTACCTACTTAATCCCAAGAAG TATATTCCTGGTACAAAGATGGTTTTCCCTGGTCTGAAGAAGCCTCAAGAACGTGCAGATCTGATTGCTTATCTTAAGGAATCCACAGCTTCGTAA